A genomic window from Cucumis melo cultivar AY chromosome 8, USDA_Cmelo_AY_1.0, whole genome shotgun sequence includes:
- the LOC103502183 gene encoding uncharacterized protein LOC103502183, which translates to MFFIRTLPLPPSPSSNQLRRLLFPASSFPGARGFSLLQFQRMDSFSSSANSHAPPDSSCRGNSCGCGRDKEHLRDRDNCSDVIFVGSFRVHLNPKEREPKSLTPLSVKKCDYVEVGSDKFGISSNEPKSYHYDECLPVSRQNTRRNRIDLGSKRDLKSNARSFQVERHEFLNDYCQEYESSLPIHFGKKNEVFFSKRQSLDIGSKESVVTDHSLPFEPPFDICFPGGGNVKHRNFWRVKDSGTVKDYRLLRPGMVLLKHYITPPEQINIVKTCQKLGLGPGGFYQPGYKDGAKLRLRMMCLGLDWDPQTRRYENKRVVDGNKPPDIPPPFSFLVKNALKDAHAFIKNKCNISNVEDILPSMSPDICIANFYTTSGRLGLHQDRDESKESLSSGLPVVSFSVGNTAEFLYGDKRDVDKAEKVELESGDVLIFGGESRHVFHGVSSIIPKSTPKFLLYHTGLRPGRLNLTFRKY; encoded by the exons ATGTTTTTCATCCGTACACTTCCCCTTCCCCCATCGCCCTCCTCCAATCAACTTCGTCGCCTTCTATTCCCCGCTTCTTCATTTCCCGGCGCGCGCGGCTTTAGTTTGCTTCAATTTCAGCGAATGGATTCGTTTTCCAGTTCCGCGAATAGCCAT GCACCACCTGACTCTTCATGTCGTGGTAATTCTTGTGGTTGTGGAAGAGACAAGGAACATTTGCGTGACAGAGATAATTGTTCAGATGTAATATTTGTGGGAAGCTTTCGTGTGCATCTAAATCCCAAGGAACGTGAACCGAAATCTCTAACTCCGCTTTCTGTTAAGAAATGTGATTATGTTGAGGTGGGAAGTGATAAGTTTGGGATTTCTTCAAATGAACCGAAATCTTATCATTATGATGAGTGTCTACCTGTTTCTAGGCAAAATACTAGGAGAAACCGGATAGATTTAGGGTCCAAAAGAGATTTGAAGAGTAATGCAAGATCATTTCAAGTAGAGAGGCATGAATTTTTGAATGATTATTGTCAGGAGTATGAATCATCTCTTCCTATTCATTTTGGGAAGAAAAATGAAGTTTTTTTCTCAAAGCGCCAGTCCCTTGATATCGGTTCCAAAGAATCTGTAGTTACGGACCATTCGCTTCCCTTTGAACCACCATTTGATATTTGTTTCCCTGGAGGAGGTAATGTGAAACATAGAAATTTTTGGCGAGTTAAAGACAGTGGCACTGTGAAAGATTATAGACTGCTGAGGCCTGGAATGGTTTTACTGAAGCACTATATCACTCCACCTGAACAG ATCAATATAGTGAAAACTTGTCAAAAGCTTGGTCTTGGGCCAGGGGGATTTTACCAGCCTGGTTATAAAGATGGAGCAAAACTTAGGCTTCGTATGATGTGTCTTGGATTGGACTGGGATCCTCAAACAAGAAGATATGAAAACAAACGGGTTGTGGATGGTAATAAACCACCAGATATACCTCCTCCATTTTCATTTCTAGTTAAAAATGCACTTAAAGATGCACATGCCTTCATCAAGAACAAATGCAATATAAGCAATGTAGAAGACATTCTTCCATCAATGTCTCCTGACATATGCATTGCGAACTTTTACACAACGAGTGGAAGATTGGGTCTGCATCAG GACCGGGATGAAAGCAAAGAGAGTCTTTCCAGCGGACTACCAGTCGTTTCCTTTTCTGTAGGCAATACAGCAGAATTCTTGTATGGAGATAAAAGAGATGTGGACAAAGCAGAGAAGGTTGAACTGGAATCGGGTGATGTTCTAATTTTTGGTGGCGAATCTAGACACGTATTTCATGGAGTGTCTTCAATCATCCCAAAATCGACACCTAAGTTTTTGCTTTATCATACTGGTCTGCGTCCTGGTCGTCTAAATCTTACCTTTAGAAAGTATTAA